From Branchiostoma floridae strain S238N-H82 chromosome 5, Bfl_VNyyK, whole genome shotgun sequence:
ACAGAAGGTAAGTGCCACTAACAATGTTGTCAAACATATATGTTCACATTACCATTACATCACTCATGTTCTTCAATtcattttgatgtacttgcttgCTGAGGGGTTGACTTGCTTGCTGTGGGGTTGACTTGCTTGCTGAGGGGTTGACTTGCTTGCTGTGGGGTTGACTTGCTTGCTGCGGGGTTGACTTGCTTGCTGCGGGGTTGACTTGCTTGCTGCGGGGTTGACTTGCTTGCTGCGGGGTTGACTTGCTTGCTGCGGGGTTGACTTGCTTGCTGCGGGGTTGACTTGCTTGCTGCGGGGTTGACTTGCTTGCTGCGGGGTTGACTCGCTTGCTGCGGGGTTGACTTGCTTGCTGCGGGGTTGACTTGCTTGCTGCGGGGTTGACTTGCTTGCTGCGGGGTTGACTTGCTTGCTGCGGGGTTGACTTGCTTGCTGCGGGGTTGACTTGCTTGCTGCGGGGTTGACTTGCTTGCTGCGGGGTTGACTTGCTTGCTGTGGGGTTGACTTGCTTGCTGCGGGGTTGACTTGCTGGCTGTGCTCcctcttgcaatttttttctagaaaaactaCTGCTTACTAATACTTAAATACTAACCTGACACTCTTCCTTGCATGACCAGGATTATTTTGAGAGGAAGAAGTATGCCAAACAGGTGAAGACAGTCCGACCGCTGTCTCCTGGTGCTAGACACAAGAAAGGAGGGATCAGTCAGGACCTGCTGTACCTACAAACTCTCAACACAGCTCACAGCATGGACAGGAAAGGTGGGTTAGTTGGTTAgttggtaggttggttggttgattggttggttgggaCAGTCCGACTGCTGTCCCCTGGTGCTAGACACAGGAAAGGGGGGATCAGTCAGGACCTGCTGTACCTACAAACTCTCAACACAGCTCACAGCATGGACAGGACAGGTTACTTaatatatgtttttttataGTGGTTTATATATAGACTACTAGAACCATATTAAAACTAAGACATAGAGTTAGatttgaatttaaaaatttAATAAGTTGTAACTTTCAGTCACAGTTATGGGTACTCACTGCCACCCAGCTGTAGGGTGGCAGACAGGGAGTAGCACCCCTGGAGCTGAGGATTTCtgggctctctctctctctgtcaaaCACGAAGAAAACCAAATTGCGAAATTAAGCGACCACTCTGTCTACTCTGAGTACCCTTACCCCCCAAAGTGTCAGTCTTCAACCTAATGAATTTGACACGTATCCGGAAGAAGGAGAAGACAATGGCATCTCAAGGTCCTGGGAACCAATCTTGTGCTCTTGAGGGAGAACGCTATCTCCCCCACTTGGTGGCGCCACACAGTTACAATGCTCCGTCTTGCAATCTTTTTCTAGAAGTAGGAAAACCTCtgacactgttttttttttaatgtggcaGAATTACATGTTATGTTACTGGAAATTAACCTACAGGTttttcctacatacatgtatctcccaGGTACCGTGAGTGCCCCCTCGTCCAGACAGGTGAACAAGGTAGACCTGAGTAAGGCTGGTGGTTCCTTCCCCCTGAGGAGGCAGGAGGACCTTGAGCTGCCCAACATGTCTCCTGACTACAGCAAGACTCCCTCCAGTCTCCAGCTGGCAGGGCCTGCAGACAGGTAgaggcctagaaaaaaatgttgtgtatcCCATTTCCTTGTCTACGTCTTAAGTACCGCTAGCAGTGTTCTTAACTATCTCTGTATCTGTCAAAGTCATGGTAGATCTACATTCTAATTTCAGTTCACCTCCCAAATATGTTGGATTGATGTTTTCCAATGTCACAgtccatttttgttttcatttttacagCAAGCCCCCATGCCAACACTACCTGTCGTATGATGACTGGCTCACCAGCAGCAGTGGAAAAGTGGGGAATGACACATCAGACAGCGCAGTGCACCTGTTTGATCAGAGTGGGAGACTATCTGAGGTTGCTCCACACACATCTAACACTAACAGGGAGCTGCATAGTCACGGGGTGGGTATCTGCTTTTCAACTTTGCCAAGGAGTTTATGTTTCCAGTTacattgctttgttttgttggtTATGGTActtatgaacagactgaccgtacaaaattttatttttatattcCACAACAATAATAGACAActtctaattggtccaaaatccagccaactgatttttttcaggcccagtttttctggaccggtccagtaAGAAAGAACACCTCTAATTGTTAGTGTATtcaaacacaaacttaaaaatAAAGCACTGCATGTGTCCCCTTTTTGTCACTGAAAgtcactgaaaacaaaatgaatttacagcACAAAAATGAAAGCTAATGAGCTGTCATTAGCTTTGGGctaatgacagctcagagacagTTCCAGCGGTTTCGATTTTATTTGTCTAAGACAATTTTCAAGAATCTTTTCTCAAGAAAGCAATTCAGACTATGGTTTTGTATATCTCTATCCTCAGACGCCCTTTGTGCCTTACACCACGCCTGGTCCTAAGACACACTTCAAGGACCCCTTCAGGAAGTTCACATCCTCCTCAAGTCTGGTGAAGTTTGAGGAGGGCCCGTACACCCCCGACCTGCGACATGACCCTGATCTTGACCCTGAGGTCATGGCCATTGTGAATCCGCCCCGCACACCTGGATCCTGTCGCAAGAGGAGAAAACTGGCGAGGACACCTTCTTCTGGCCGAAGTGTGTAAGTACTTTGTATGCAGATCTAGGTGTTACCATGCCAGttgctgtatctgtatagctggtataactgccctttggtgtaacgcaccagcttctgtatctgtatatttttctaGCCGGTATAAacacccttcagtgtaacacaccagcttctgtatctgtagttgtatagccagtataaccgtcCTTTTGTGTAGCACACtatcttctgtatctgtatctgtatagccaatataaccgccctttggtgtGCAATGTATCACACCTGGTCCagcttctttatctgtatctttatagccgatataaccacccttcagtggaacacaccagcttctgtactgTATAACCAGTTtgacttctcttttgcataacTCATCAGCTAATGTGATGCAAGTCTTAGAGTGTAGCAGTTAATTACTGTAGTTTTTGGGTTGCAACTGAGTTTATCTTCGAAAATTCTATAAAATGAATTTGTGGCAAACTGTAATCGTTCTATGTCGTTCTTGTTGTTCTACCACATAGTATGCACAAAAAGAATCATATTGCAAAGTATGAGTCCAGACAACAGAAAATATGCCCAGTTGACTTTTTCAGCAATTTGTTCACAGCGATTCTTTTGTTGATCTGAAAAGTTTACCTTCTTTGCAGGAGAACTCCTTCCACCTTTAGCTCCAGCAGTCCAAGCAGCATTGGGTCACCTGTAGGGGCAGACACACAGGACAAGGTAGGAAGAAATGTCTTTTATTGTTGGATGACTCCTTCTCATAGTAGCCCGACAGATGAAGTTGGCAAGCTTCGAACTGACAGAGCTGGTGGATAGGCTGTCATTTTGGCACTTAGTCCATAGACCTGGAGATGATTGTGACATGTCACATGTAGCCTTGCTTTCAATTTTATTAACAGTATTGTCAACAGTGTACATGATACGGTACACAAAATTAATACAAACCTGGATATGGTCTTTGACGGAAtcacatttcagacagcatccactgtctttcatcGGCAAACTGTAATGAGTGTTTGAAGTGAAGTTGCACAAGTTTTAGTCTGGCAGTCCTAGTATGTGTACCTGACATTACATTATCCACTGTCTTTCAAACAGTATTTGGTATATAACTACAGATAATATGACTACAAATTTACTATTACGTGTATAAAAACTGCCTTGTAtcatttctgtgtattttgtaaatgatgCTCTTTATTAGTTTATAGTCTGTGACACACAATCTTTGTTCTGCCCTGGANNNNNNNNNNNNNNNNNNNNNNNNNNNNNNNNNNNNNNNNNNNNNNNNNNNNNNNNNNNNNNNNNNNNNNNNNNNNNNNNNNNNNNNNNNNNNNNNNNNNTGAGCTGCAGTGATAGCCATGCTCAACCACTGGTAGGAAAAGATCTCAATATTAACACCTGGGATGCACCTTACATAAAAGAAGCAACAGTTCAAAAGTTCACCATGAAACCAGAAACACCATCTACAATTGTGAAGCAAAACATTGACCAAACAACTGAAAAGACCAAAGGATACCAAGCCACCCTGCAAAACTTGATGAGCATGCCGTTAACATGGGCTAGCAAACAGCCAACTGATCACAAAAGCTGCAAAAAGAAGCAAGGAAGCTCAGTTGTTGCAGAAGATGCGTCCCCTGCCGCCACACAACAGTTTGCGCcaggttcagcaccaaggacaggtcaggGTTGGGCTTTTCTAGAATTcccttgtcctatcaggcaagtacatagaaaatttacttgcctgaagtaacttttcacttgtctggacatttaaatgacatttgacAAGTCTTTtcaattccatcaatggaattcttttattgttggctctatttttctgtgttgaccaatccTGTGTAAGGTaagaagtatatcaaaatctttcGCATGGAAAACTCTTGCCCAATCGGAAAAGTAGCATAGGATatacatgcacttgcccgatcagcacttttgCTTGCCCTGGATAATCGGGcttgtggacttgtccaaccccaTTGGTTTTCAGACCGATGCATTTGTGCATGTTTGCACAGGACTTGTGGCAGAGGTGTCCCAAGCAGCATCTCTCCCAGCTGAAACTGGTAATCAcacttttccttttttttctggtaAATGGTTCAACATACTTGTACTTAATAAGAGTTCCAGCTTGTATTAGGTATGCACTGATCCAGCTATAAAGAGCTTCATTTACTATGGGTCTAATTGTAATAGTTTCAACCATTCCTTTTTACTGCAGTTGACAAATTCTCAAAGCTTTCCTGTAATACAGAAAATTAAAACTTCTTAGTTTCATGTTTTGCCCTTGATACAGAGGAAGCGTTCACCACCCCGACTAAGGACACAGCCAAAAGGTACGGAAATGGAACACATACTGGTACAAGTCTTGGTCTTCATTCTGTTCATCTACCCCTCTTGGTCAtgatgaaatacttttttcaactACTTTCTCCTTTTTTGACCATCTTTTCTTACCATTTACACataattgttttcttcatgtaggAATTCATCTAATTTTACAACCTATAAAAATCTCCCATTTGGGACATTAGAACTGGATAGAAGAATAACTGAATTGTTTATTCCTCTCATGCAGGGTCTGCAATGAAGACAGAGACACACATCAGAAAGAGGTTTGTGAATCACATCCCACAGGATATCAATAAAGTTGTGCAAATCTGAGCTAGATAAGATTGGTTGTGATTATAGTGATTGATATTTTGTCTGTCCCTCTGCAGGTCTCAGAACCACACATACGGGACCCGTTTTCACCTCTCTCAAGCCAGGGATCCGTTTGCTTCTCATCAGGTCAAGTGTTAATCTGATCTTAAAATGAAATACTGATAACATTGCAAAGTTTACTtgttgcataatatatatatgcactATGATTGACTTAGGTGGGGGGGGAGTAATTATAAACAGAGTATGGAAGGTTCACTAAGTAATGATATGGCACCATGCAGCTGACAgttcaaatgtatgtttcctgGAAGAAAAAGCAGCACTCAGACTGGTACAAGTGATACCATTCCCAATTTATAAAATAGTTAACAGGTCTCTGGAAGAAGTTGTCAATGAGCAATCACCAAATATCAGGTATTAATTTATTCACTCATATTCCTCAGGTGTGGAATCTCTGTCGTCATTGGATCTATCAGAAGCCTCACAAGAACAAGAGGTCAACCTCAGTCAAGAGGAGGTAGGGGGTTCAGAGCAAAGCCATCCAAACTCAAAGACTACATCAATCTTAATGAGTGGAGCATTCAAGGAGATTCAGCAATTTTTATCACCAACAAATCTGTCCAGAGATCATTATTCATCCCATTTCTTGCATAAGCTTAGATACTGTTAAGCTTACACCTAGTTTACTTTGCTTCACTTGCAAGTAGAGTTCTGTTGTTTGATCCTGTAGTTTTACACTGTATCAATGGCTGTTACTACACAAGTCATACAAGTACAATCAATTCAAAAGTCACGTCTGGAAAACTCTGATAGTTTGATAGGTTTATGTGACTTTTCATTGACATGTTGTTCACTAAGAAAATAAACTGCCTATTGCAACTCAAAGAAGACTTTGTGCTGAAAATACCTAAAAAATACTGCCTTTCTGCTATTTCACAGTTGCAGTCCTTGGAAGAGGCTCTTAGTGATCCCCAAAGCACATTGACAGGCGTGCCtataacagatgcagaaatggACCACAATGCAGAGACGTCCGCGGTGGAGAAGGATGTGTCTGACTGCATCCAGCTGCTTCTGACACTTGTGGAGTTTGGAAGTTTTTCCGGAGATGCTGAAGATGCAAACATTTCTCCCGAGACAAATCTTCCAGACAACCCAGCCATATCTCCAACAACCATTCTAATTTCAGACCAGGTTGAACCCACCACATTGGCCAGTTCTAAGAATACTTCCTCGGTTGAGTCAGCATCTTGCCAAGTATATCCAGTGACTACTTCAAAGTTGGGTCCAGACCAGGATCTAGCAACAGAGTTGGCCGGTTCTGAAAATACTGCTGTGGTTGAATCATGCCAAGGTCTTGACTGTCAAGCCACATGTCCAACAGCCAACTCAAGGTGGATTCCAAACCAGGTTGAAGCAACCGAGTTTGTCAATTCCAAAGATACTGCTGTGGTAAATTCATTGTCTTGCCAAGGTTCCATTGAAGAAATGTCACATTTACCAGAGGGTGAAGTTCTCGTGAAGGAAGTCATTGACAGCATCATCAGAGATGTTACTGATAGGAAGATAATCACAGAAGATGAGCAACAACATAAGACAGTACATAAAGAGGGAACACCCAAAGGACAAGGCATTGTTGCTGTGGAGCAAGACAATGTGGAAACTGATGCGTCTGTAAGCCCAGCTCCAAATGTATCAAAAGAATTTGAGAGCACGCTAACTGCACAGCAACATCAACACAAGATAATACAGAACGCGGAAACAGGAGAAGAACAAGAAGTCATTGCTAAGCAGCAAGACAATGAGAAAACTAATGGGTCAAAGTCTGCAAGCCCTCCTGAAAATGTATCAAAACCACTCCACACAGAAAGTTTGAAGGAGCAAACTCAAAAGGACCAAGAAACTCAAATTGTCACCAAGACAGAGGATGCAGAAATGCAGACCGCGGCAAGTACCAATAATCACAATAAATCTGAGACGGAAATGTCCGGAGAGGATGAGCAAGACACATGTGGTTCCCTCAGCAAAAGCTCCTTGCGGTGTGACAAGTGGACGCAGACCCCAAATGAAGAGGGCTTGGTTCTGGGAGAAGAAAGCGCCAGTGAAAGTGATGAATGTGAACTGAAGGCTAGAGCAGTGCTTGACAAGGTGAGGGGATTACCCGAAGCCTGCAGGAGAGAGGAGCGACTGCTAACGATTCTTAACGAAGTGGAGGAGCTGGTTCTGAAGCTTGAGAGCGCTCACATCCTGCAGTCTCTAAAAGATGGCACCTCAGCCTAGATTTGACAAAGATTGACCTCACTTCACACTTAACTATCTGGTTTAGCGttcgttgttccctgtcttccAAGGTCTGGACGTTGCAAGAAGTCATTTGGGTCTAATAGCTGCTCTTCATTCACCTCAGTCAAGGTGGTTGGCTTTTTGCAAATCAAACCTATATaataatgaaaagaaatataACATAACCAACACAACAGTTGGGATTTACCCAAAATTTCGAAAAGAAATTACTTGGTTTTCCCTATTTTACCCTGATACCATACATACTATGCACCTACTTGAAGATGGTACTAATCATAAACTTTATTGCCTACCAACAGATAAGGAAGTAACAGAGACTGTCTTTGAAAGAGGGCACTTTGGCAGATTTGGTGTTGAATTCACCCCATTTCTCCAGCTTTACATTCCTGCCGTACACACACAAGAGGCCTATTACCTACTGCATGTGCACTTGCAGGAATGCATAGGGATGTATACTTTTATGAAAtctattgcaaaataaaacagaaaagcaAGCAGCATGAAATATGCTTAACTTGGAAAAATGAACTAGTATTTATAATAAATATACTGTTATTTTAGTAATAGGTGCTGCATTTTCTGCTATTGTTGCTGATCTGTTTAATTCATACTGTAGTTGGCTAAACTTGGACAATTTCGTGTTCTGTTACAGAGCAATTCACATTTCGAAATTGAgtgtttatttacatgtatgtcagaactaatgtttatataaataaatatatatagagtggctctatttaatctaatactagtatactgtttCGCAGAACTCCTTGCTGATGTTATGGCATGTAAATCCTTACCACTGCCTTTGACATACTTTGTTCATTTGTTATTATACTTTGAACTGCTTCATAATAAACAGTAGCAACTAGTTGGTAACTCTTTCATTTCTGGTATATTCTTCCAGCCACATCAACTGTATCCATCaaagtcgatgaaggttagacattcacgTAATAAGACATGCTAAATAGCAGTGTGTGACtttgtgtcactgacgaaagattgtggatgctacctgaaatgtctgaccgtgtCCAAAATCTATCTAGCTGATTGAGTAATTGCTGTTTTGCGTATCTATCAAACTGTTAAATGTTTCTGAAGCAATTCACTTTTGCTATTGGTGTAAGATTTCAGTATCTGCGTTGGCAAGGCTGTTCATCAGCttcatacatgttcatgtaggCACGTTGACTCATCGCCATTTCAGCTGAGAAATACGGGGTGAGAACAGCCTTCCCACGTTGTTGAAGCCCCCAAAAGTCGGCACATTTGTCACACACGTCTACAAACGCGCGGGAGCGAGCGGGACCGATTTGTCCACGACGCCCTCAGGCCGGCATATCCGCACTCCAGTTGAGTTGGCACGcactagcctccgttgcagtcttcgaaccaaggacgttatatgttatatctcgtataacgtccttgttcgGAAGGGGCgggggttttttttggggggggggggtcgttggttcgcgattttcaacgtttgCTAGGTGCttttgtgccgggaaagggagtttgcagaGGAGAGGAAGGGGCggaactcccttccacagcaaactccctactctaggttttgacacagcaagataaaatacaaaatagaaagcccgataaaaagactaaaaaacagccggagcctaacctctgcttggagagtacaaactcccttcctcggcaaactcccctTTCCGGCACAAGACAACCTatccaacgttgaaaatcgcgaccccccccccccccccataaaaaaaggcccgttcgaagactgcaacggaggctaggtTGGCCACGCAGAGTCTTATCGCCTTGGCACCTACAAGTCGGGAACACAAAGCCTACTTGAGACGGCCTTTGAATCACCCCCGACGCGCGCATTCAAAAACGATACTTTTTGGTGATAAGTCGGCGTCAGGATATGTACGGATGGAAAGTCATGAAAAAGCGCGATATATGCTGTATCGAATCAGTTGCGATTTTGAATGGTTCTGAAGTCACGAGTTTTCGACTCACTGGTGCGTTTTACGCAGTTGCAAGCTCCTATTGATTATATTTCACTCCGTATTAGGGGTAGAGGAagtaaatgttttgttgttcccGATGATATTTCTCCTGCCATTTGGTCAAATGATATCaactcagtgtcactgacgaaaactgatGGAtcccagttgaaacgtctgaccgtttccaaaaccatatccagttgcttgagtaactgcttttggatATCAActcagttattttttttaaacctgaaTTTCGGCTTAAAGATAAAGTAGATAAATATCacagtgttttatttttatttattggcCTTAAGATGTATTTATTTTCTACCACCAGAACGTCAGCTATCTTAAGATTTTCGTCGTTCGGGGAATGTTTCTCTTAAGAAATAGGATTCATGGAAAAAAATCCGCTAGCCGCCCTTTTGTATATTGCTTGAAGCTATTGTATAATAAGGAGATCCTATCTTGACAGTCACAAGCCTACGCACTTCATCCGAAAGTTTTCAATTTATCCTAAGGTCTGCAATTTGTCGACTACTGAATTCACCTATACGTCAAGCTTTAACGTGCGATGGTGCTCTCTGTGAATGGGGAAATTGTGTTTCCAATTAAAATCctgaaactagaaaggtaacatttgcaagcaaatatgaaatatatataatgttcaCTTTCTCAAGTTGTACTTCAACATTGACTACTGTTATGTTTATTCTTACGCCAACACtcatatataacattatattatatagatATTATATGCAAAACAATTCCCAGAATGACAAGGTTCAGTAGCTATAGGTCACGTTTTCTAGATCTATGAGAGAGAAATAAGTGTAGAACATTCTAGAAAGTGAAAGTCGGAAATCGCGCGCGGTAGAACTTGCTTCAGAACAATCGTGTAGTAGTTTTGATGCAGTAGCGTTACTCCAAACGTTTCCATAAGGAATTTCCGCGACATTTAGAATGTCTGAAGTACTTGGGGCAAATGGTAATGCAAGCTCCCCGTCAAGCATTCGTGCTGTGGAGAACATAAAAACGGCTTCTGTATACGTTCTGCTCAAAGGTGCTTGGGTCTGATACGCCACTTTCTGTTTGCATGCACGCAGCCGACTTATAGCGGGTTATTCGTCCCGCGACTGCCATAGTCTAGGTCGATGTGAAAGCGCTGTCCGTGGGAAGTATCTTTAGACTCGAGCTCCAGAGACTTGGTTTTCGGATGACACTGGCGAACGAAATGGTTTCAGTCTGTTTAGGCGCAGTCTTGTAGATGGACGTCGTAACTTTAAAACGGGTAGTTTCAAGACTTCAGTACGGTTTTCAGCTTGGGCGTGACCGTTGTAGCGTGCGTGGTCGAGTGGTCAGCGGCCCTATAGCCAGAGTACTTTCCGATTTCTatcggggctccttgcactcgatGCCCTAAAAAAAATCAGCGCAAGGCGGCCCTGCCTCCGGAACTAGaggccgtgagttcgattccggctgtgtcgctctcCCAAAGATCCACAATTATCTTACGTTAACATTTCATCTATTCTTCTTGCGGTCTATACACATATTTAATtaaaacataatgataataataacaactttatttcacaacaactgtacaaggtgcaaagtatggcatctCATCATCATGGGAAGTATGACATCTACTGGTACATAACTACTGTTCCATAAGGCTAATAATCTACATAAAACAAGTGTAGTATGGGATGAGAATTTGtccaatcattggaggctttcaTAATAATTGGAGAAATTTCTAACGTCTAAACTGTAtttgatactagtatataaccATATGTAAAACAGAAATATTGACAGGACGTAGGCGTACAAAATTAAAAGAATTTACGTCACTATCGCAACACACCATACATGACGCAAAGCGTTCATTGTTGAAAGATCTACATATAAGTTTAGCCTCTCTGTGCTGTGCAGGGAGTGGCGTCCGTATAATTCTAGTCTACGTGACCTTTTGAACTCCTGTGGTCTGGAAACAAGTTTGATAAGCGTGCTGTAAGGCTGCCATTCAAGGTCTAGTGCAGGCCAGTAacaccatgttgatttgattatatggatgacatcctcgcgcAGAGCagttttcggccgtttccaaagaagaaaaaaaacggcaGTTCAGCCCTACTTTCAAccgtactgtaaatcgtacaaagcagttgtaaaaTAAGAAATTGTATACCGCATATTAAGGAAAAACATACTGTTAAGGTTTTATACAGGTGTAATTTCAGCTGCCTACAGAAATTATAAGTTGGCCAGATCTAAAGAATCTGATCTTCTGACAGACTGCCAAGGgtatggtcatcttgaaatcaactcaatctcacataaaaatctgaacgacaaattgagatattttaaCCTCAAAGCAAGAGGGTATGTTCCTTTTCCTTTGTGCCAAAGTTCATCCCATTCTCTAAAAAAATGCACTTTCTATAAAACCATTTGCATTACTTCGACTCACCCTCTTAGATAGCTAAATGATTTGAGTATACGTAGATTTTCCAAACGTTTGCAGATAGCTTAACGTTTGAA
This genomic window contains:
- the LOC118416368 gene encoding uncharacterized protein LOC118416368 translates to MDRTGTVSAPSSRQVNKVDLSKAGGSFPLRRQEDLELPNMSPDYSKTPSSLQLAGPADSKPPCQHYLSYDDWLTSSSGKVGNDTSDSAVHLFDQSGRLSEVAPHTSNTNRELHSHGSLKTK